A single window of Salmo trutta unplaced genomic scaffold, fSalTru1.1, whole genome shotgun sequence DNA harbors:
- the LOC115186722 gene encoding endothelial zinc finger protein induced by tumor necrosis factor alpha-like, which yields SSLTKHQRIHTVDKPYSCGQCGKSFVKSRDLTVHQRIHTGEKPYSCGQCEKSFVQSSQLSLHKRTHTGEKPYSCDQCGKSFTNSSSLTLHQRIHTGEKPYSCGQCGKSFVQFGQLTRHQRIHTGEKLYSCDKCGKSFTNSSSLTKHQRIHTGEKSYSCGQCGKSYSFIKSGHLTVHQRTHTGEKPFSCDQCGKSFTDFSSLTKHQRIHTGDKPYSCGQCGKSFLKSRDLTVHRRTHTGENPYSCDQCGESYVSSSGLTVHQRTHRGEKSLSCDQR from the exons agcagtctgactaaacaccagagaatacacacagtagataaaccttatagctgtggtcaatgtgggaagagttttgtaaaATCTagagatctgacagtgcaccagagaatacacacaggagagaaaccttatagctgtggtcaatgtgagaaaagttttgttcaatctagccAGCTCTCattacacaagagaacacacacaggagagaaaccttatagctgtgatcaatgtgggaaaagttttactaactctagcagtctgactctacaccagagaatacacacaggagaaaaaccttatagctgtggtcaatgtgggaagagttttgttcaatttggccagctgactcgacaccagagaatacacacaggagagaaattgtATAGCTGTGataaatgtgggaagagttttactaactCTAGCAGTCttactaaacaccagagaatacacacaggagaaaaatcttatagctgtggtcaatgtgggaagagttat AGCTTTATtaaatctggccatctgacagtacaccagagaacacacacaggagagaaaccttttagctgtgatcaatgtggaaagagttttactgactttagcagtctgactaaacaccagagaatacacacaggagataaaccttatagctgtggtcaatgtgggaagagttttttaaAATCTAGAGATCTGACAgtacaccggagaacacacacaggagagaacccttatagctgtgatcaatgtggggaGAGTTATGTTTCATCGAGcggtctgacagtacaccagagaacacacagaggagagaaatctcttagctgtgaccagagataa
- the LOC115186439 gene encoding zinc finger protein 2 homolog, which yields MKNLTLHQRTHTGEKSYSCDQCGKSFTTSGSLTLHQRIHTGEKPYSCGQCGKSFAASGSLTLHQRIHTGEKPYSCGQCGKSFTQSGGLISHQRTHTGEKSYSCDKCGKSFTQSGSLILHQRTHTEEKSYSCDQCGKSFTTSDSLALHQRTHTGEKPYSCGQCGKSFAASGSLTLHQRIHTGEKSYSCDECGKSFTASSNLTVHQRTHTGEKSYSCDQCGKSFAASGSLALHQRTHTGEKPYNCDQCGKSFTTSSQLTIHQRTHTGEKSYNCAQCGKSFTRPDSLKLHQRTHTGEKPYSCNQCGNSFSTSRVLTKHQRTHTGEKPYSCTQCGKSFSTSSYLAIHQRTHTGEKPPSCNQCGKRYSDKRSLIKH from the exons atgaaaaac ctgacactacaccagagaacacacactggagagaaatcttatagctgtgatcaatgtgggaagagttttactacatctggctctctgactctacaccagagaatacacacaggagagaaaccttatagctgtggtcaatgtgggaagagttttgctgcatctggctctctgactctacaccagagaatacacacaggagagaaaccttatagctgtggtcaatgtgggaagagttttactcagtcaggcggcctgatatcacaccaaagaacacacacaggagagaaatcttatagctgtgataaatgtgggaagagttttactcagtcaggcagcctgatattacaccaaagaacacacacagaagagaaatcttatagctgtgatcaatgtgggaagagttttactacatctgactctctggctctacaccagagaacacacacaggagagaaaccttatagctgtggtcaatgtgggaagagttttgctgcatctggctctctgactctacaccagagaatacacacaggtgagaaatcttatagctgtgatgaatgtgggaagagttttactgcatctagcaatctgactgtacaccaaagaacacacacaggagagaaatcttatagctgtgatcaatgtgggaagagttttgctgcatctggctctctggctctacaccagagaacacacacaggagagaaaccttataactgtgatcaatgtgggaagagttttactacatctagccagctgactatacaccagagaacacacacaggagagaaatcttataactgtgctcaatgtgggaagagttttactcggccagacagcctaaaattacaccagagaacacacacaggagagaaaccttatagctgtaaccaatgtgggaatagtttttctacatctagagttctcactaaacaccagagaactcatacaggagagaaaccatatagctgtactcaatgtgggaagagtttttctacgtctagctatctcgctatacaccagagaacacacacaggagagaaacctcctagctgtaatcaatgtgggaagagatactctgataaaagatctctgattaaacat